A stretch of DNA from Campylobacter gracilis:
GCGTGCCGCGGGCGATGAGATACAGCGTGATGGAGCGCACGAACATCGCGCCCGCGCCGAGACCTAGCATGATGATGAAGATATTGTCGCTTAGAGCAAACGCCCCGATCACGCCGTCGAAGCTAAAGCTCGCGTCCAGGGTCTCTAAGTATAAAAAGCCCGCAAGGCCGTTTTTTACGCCGTCCGTGCCGAAAAGGCGGTCGAAGCAGGAGATGAGTAGATAGAGTAAGATCGCGCCGAAATACGCCGCGCCGAGCGTAGCCGAGCCCGTTTTAGCAAGCAGCACGAGCCCTGCGGCTAGAGCGATCAGCGTGGGCGCGTTTGGAATGCGCTTTAAAAATCTCACGAGCCCGTTATTTTCGATTATGCCTAGCCAGTGTAGCTCGCGCTGCGCATCGAAGAAAAAATCGCAAAAGACCATCAGCAAAAACGCGCCGCCGAAAACGTAAATTTGCGCTTCGTTCTCGCTTAAAATTTCATGGTAGCGCTGCGGCTGCTTAAGCGCCAGC
This window harbors:
- a CDS encoding DUF475 domain-containing protein, encoding MKYFYSSFAVSFIAVIIAFYIGGAGAAYICVLLCVLEISLSFDNAVVNAKVLKDMAPVWQSRFILWGIPIAVFGMRFLFPVLIVAASAHLGLWETLVLALKQPQRYHEILSENEAQIYVFGGAFLLMVFCDFFFDAQRELHWLGIIENNGLVRFLKRIPNAPTLIALAAGLVLLAKTGSATLGAAYFGAILLYLLISCFDRLFGTDGVKNGLAGFLYLETLDASFSFDGVIGAFALSDNIFIIMLGLGAGAMFVRSITLYLIARGTLSHFAYLEHGAHYAIACLAFIMFAKLKFEVSEIITGTVGILFIALSLLSSVLYNRRNKRKLIETIAGNNE